The following coding sequences lie in one Arthrobacter sp. PGP41 genomic window:
- a CDS encoding phosphoglyceromutase, with protein sequence MTYKLILLRHGHSEWNAKNLFTGWVDVDLNDQGREEAARGGELLVENNVLPDILYTSLLKRAINTANIALDKADRGWIPVKRDWRLNERHYGALQGKDKAQTLAEYGEEQFMEWRRSYDTPPPPLDDNSEFSQAHDPRYADLGDALPRTECLKDVLVRLLPYWESDIKEDLKAGKTVLVTAHGNSLRALVKHLDGISDEAIAGLNIPTGIPLVYDLDENFQPIKPGGTYLDPEAAEQAILAVANQGKK encoded by the coding sequence ATGACTTACAAGCTGATTCTGCTGCGCCACGGCCACAGCGAATGGAACGCAAAGAACCTGTTCACCGGCTGGGTGGACGTTGACCTGAACGACCAGGGCCGCGAGGAGGCAGCACGAGGAGGGGAGTTGCTGGTTGAGAATAATGTTCTCCCGGACATCCTCTACACCTCGCTGTTGAAGCGTGCCATCAACACCGCGAACATCGCCCTGGACAAGGCCGACCGCGGCTGGATCCCGGTGAAGCGCGACTGGCGGCTGAACGAACGCCACTACGGTGCGCTGCAGGGCAAGGACAAGGCGCAGACCCTTGCCGAGTACGGCGAGGAACAGTTCATGGAGTGGCGCCGCTCCTACGACACCCCGCCGCCGCCCCTGGACGACAACTCCGAGTTCTCCCAGGCGCACGATCCCCGCTATGCAGACCTCGGAGACGCCCTTCCCCGCACCGAGTGCCTGAAGGATGTCCTGGTCCGCCTCCTGCCGTACTGGGAATCGGACATCAAGGAGGACCTCAAAGCCGGCAAGACCGTCCTGGTCACGGCCCACGGAAACTCGCTGCGCGCACTGGTCAAGCACCTGGACGGCATCAGCGACGAAGCCATCGCCGGCCTGAACATTCCCACGGGCATCCCGTTGGTGTACGACCTCGACGAAAACTTCCAGCCGATCAAGCCCGGCGGAACCTACCTCGACCCGGAAGCCGCGGAACAGGCCATCTTGGCAGTCGCCAACCAGGGCAAGAAGTAA